The genomic window GCCGGCCTCATGGGGGCAGCGGCATATGGGGGTCTCGCCCTCACGGGGGCGCCGGCGAGCCTCGGCTCGACCCTGAACTGGGCCCAGACGCTCCTGCCCGGCTGGAGCACCCCATCCCCCCGCGTGCCGGAGCAAGGCCCCCGGCCTCCCCGGACCCGCACGATCCGCCCGGCGGGGCGCGGGGCGACGACCGAGCCACGCCGTTAGGCAGCCCGCACCACGACCTTACGCTCCCGCGGCCCGTCCAACTCCACCAGCATCACGCTCTGCCAGCGCCCGAGCAGCAGCCGGCGGCCCCAGGATCGCCGCCTTGATGTGCGCGGCCGCGTTGTCGTCGATCCGGTCGTGCCGCCACTTCCCCTGAGGAACAAGGGTGGCCAGGGCGTCCAGCAGGTCCAGCCCGATGTTGGGGTCGGCATTTTCATTGATGACGATGGCCGCCGTCGCATGGGGGACGTAGACACAGCAGAGCCCCTCCCCTCCCTGCTTCCGGACGAACGCGGCAAC from Candidatus Methylomirabilis sp. includes these protein-coding regions:
- a CDS encoding YjbQ family protein, yielding MRRRPSSSMKMPTPTSGWTCWTPWPPLFLRGSGGTTGSTTTRPRTSRRRSWGRRLLLGRWQSVMLVELDGPRERKVVVRAA